In Lonchura striata isolate bLonStr1 chromosome 2, bLonStr1.mat, whole genome shotgun sequence, a single genomic region encodes these proteins:
- the AGPAT3 gene encoding 1-acyl-sn-glycerol-3-phosphate acyltransferase gamma: MGFIAFLKTQFIVHLLIGFVFVVSGLIINFIQLCTLVLWPINKQLYRRVNCRLAYSLWSQLVMLLEWWSGTECTLFSDEATVKTFGKEHVIIILNHNFEIDFLCGWTMTERFGVLGSSKVLAKRELLYVPLIGWTWYFLEIVFCKRKWEEDRDTVIEGLKRLSDYPEYMWFLLYCEGTRFTETKHRISMEVAESKGLPKLKYHLLPRTKGFTTAVQCLRGTVSAVYDVTLNFRGNKNPSLLGILYGKKYEADMCVRRFPLEDIPQDEKEAANWLHKLYQEKDALQEMYNQEGVFPGKQFKPPRRPWTLLNFLFWATVLLSPLFTFGFGVFASGSPLLILAFLGLVGAASFGVRRLIGVTEIEKGSSYGNQEFKKKE, from the exons ATGGGCTTCATTGCCTTCCTGAAGACCCAGTTCATAGTTCACCTCCTCATTGGGTTCGTCTTCGTTGTCAGTGGACTGATCATTAACTTCATTCAGCTATGCACGCTGGTCCTCTGGCCCATCAACAAGCAACTTTATCGCCGAGTGAACTGTCGCCTTGCCTATTCCCTGTGGAGCC AGTTGGTAATGCTGCTGGAATGGTGGTCAGGCACAGAGTGCACCCTGTTCTCAGACGAGGCCACGGTGAAAACCTTTGGGAAGGAACATGTCATCATCATCCTGAACCACAACTTTGAGATCGACTTCTTGTGCGGCTGGACGATGACGGAGCGCTTCGGAGTGCTGGGG agtTCCAAAGTTCTTGCTAAGAGAGAGCTGCTATATGTGCCCCTAATCGGCTGGACGTGGTACTTCCTTGAGATTGttttctgcaaaagaaaatgggaagagGACAGAGATACAGTTATTGAGGGATTGAAACGTTTGTCTGATTATCCTGAATATATGTGG TTTCTGCTGTACTGTGAAGGAACTCGTTTCACAGAGACCAAGCACCGCATCAGTATGGAAGTAGCTGAATCTAAGGGGTTGCCTAAACTGAAATATCACCTGTTGCCCAGAACCAAAGGTTTCACCACTGCTGTCCAGTGTCTCAGGGGAACAG tTTCAGCAGTGTATGATGTAACACTAAATTTCAGAGGAAACAAGAACCCATCTTTATTAGGAATTCTTTATGGAAAGAAATATGAAGCAGATATGTGTGTAAG GAGATTTCCTCTGGAAGATATCCCTCAAGATGAAAAGGAAGCTGCAAATTGGCTTCATAAGCTTTACCAGGAAAAG GATGCTTTGCAAGAGATGTATAATCAGGAAGGTGTATTTCCTGGCAAGCAGTTTAAACCTCCTAGGAGACCATGGACTCTCCTAAACTTTCTTTTTTGGGCCACagttctcctctctcctctcttcacGTTTGGCTTCGGAGTTTTTGCAAGTGGATCACCTCTCCTTATCCTTGCATTCCTGGGACTTGTAGGAGCAG CTTCCTTTGGAGTTCGTAGACTGATAGGAGTAACTGAAATAGAAAAAGGCTCCAGCTATGGCAACCAGGAATTCAAGAAAAAGGAATAA